From Oryctolagus cuniculus chromosome 17, mOryCun1.1, whole genome shotgun sequence, a single genomic window includes:
- the LOC127486965 gene encoding keratin-associated protein 4-8-like isoform X1, with amino-acid sequence MVNSCCGSVCSEQGCGQDFCQEESCCRPSCCQPTCCRPTCCISSCCRPTCCQTTCCRTTCCRPSCCISSCCRPQCCQSVCCQPTCCISSCCRPTCCRPTCCISSCCRPICCQTTCCRTQCCRPSCCVSTCCRPCCSSGSCC; translated from the coding sequence ATGGTCAACTCCTGTTGTGGCTCTGTCTGCTCTGAGCAGGGCTGTGGCCAAGACTTCTGCCAGGAGGAGTCCTGCTgccgccccagctgctgccagcccacctgctgccgccccacctgctgcatctccagctgctgccgCCCCACCTGTTGCCAGACCACCTGCTGCAGAaccacctgctgccgccccagctgttgcatctccagctgctgcaggccccagtgCTGCCAGTCTGTGTGCTGCCAGCCCACCTGCTGCATCTCCAGTTGCTGCCgccccacctgctgccgccccacctgctgcatctccagctgctgcaggcccatCTGCTGCCAGACCACCTGCTGTAGAACTCAGTGCTgccgccccagctgctgtgtgtcCACCTGCTGCCGCCCCTGCTGCTCTAGTGGTTCTTGCTGCTGA
- the LOC127486965 gene encoding keratin-associated protein 4-4-like isoform X2, with translation MVNSCCGSVCSEQGCGQDFCQEESCCRPSCCQPTCCRPTCCISSCCRPTCCQTTCCRTTCCRPSCCISSCCRPQCCQSVCCQPTCCRPTCCISSCCRPICCQTTCCRTQCCRPSCCVSTCCRPCCSSGSCC, from the exons ATGGTCAACTCCTGTTGTGGCTCTGTCTGCTCTGAGCAGGGCTGTGGCCAAGACTTCTGCCAGGAGGAGTCCTGCTgccgccccagctgctgccagcccacctgctgccgccccacctgctgcatctccagctgctgccgCCCCACCTGTTGCCAGACCACCTGCTGCAGAaccacctgctgccgccccagctgttgcatctccagctgctgcaggccccagtgCTGCCAGTCTGTGTGCTGCCAGCCCAC ctgctgccgccccacctgctgcatctccagctgctgcaggcccatCTGCTGCCAGACCACCTGCTGTAGAACTCAGTGCTgccgccccagctgctgtgtgtcCACCTGCTGCCGCCCCTGCTGCTCTAGTGGTTCTTGCTGCTGA